From Zingiber officinale cultivar Zhangliang chromosome 5B, Zo_v1.1, whole genome shotgun sequence, the proteins below share one genomic window:
- the LOC121987786 gene encoding 40S ribosomal protein S16, which yields MATPAAESVQCFGRKKTAVAVAHCKRGRGLIKVNGVPIELVKPEILRLKAFEPILLLGRQRFMGVDIRIRVRGGGKTSQIYAIRQSIAKALVAYNQKYVDEQSKQEIKDILVRYDRTLLVADPRRCEPKKFGGRGARARFQKSYR from the coding sequence ATGGCGACCCCTGCGGCGGAGTCGGTGCAGTGCTTCGGTAGAAAGAAGACGGCGGTGGCGGTGGCGCACTGCAAGCGCGGACGTGGACTGATCAAGGTGAACGGCGTGCCTATCGAGCTGGTGAAGCCGGAGATCCTCCGCCTGAAGGCCTTCGAGCCCATCCTCCTCCTCGGCCGGCAGCGCTTCATGGGCGTCGATATCCGTATCCGCGTCCGCGGGGGCGGCAAGACCTCCCAGATATATGCTATCCGCCAGAGCATTGCCAAGGCCCTCGTCGCTTACAACCAGAAGTACGTCGACGAGCAGTCCAAGCAGGAAATCAAGGATATCCTCGTCCGCTACGATCGCACTCTCCTCGTCGCCGATCCACGCCGGTGCGAGCCAAAGAAGTTCGGTGGTCGGGGTGCTCGTGCTCGGTTCCAGAAGTCCTACCGCTAG
- the LOC121985576 gene encoding universal stress protein PHOS32-like, with amino-acid sequence MAGQRNVGIAVDFSPCSQAAVHWASENLVRGGDRVVLVHAVSCYQIEQGVINLWERSGSPLIPLNELCTPNVCKQYAVEPDSETLKMLEQMASQKRVEVVAKVYYGDAKAKLLEAIERVPLDCLVVGSRGLSKLKRALLGSVSSHVVANALCPVTVVKK; translated from the exons ATGGCGGGGCAGAGGAATGTAGGTATAGCAGTCGACTTCTCTCCGTGCAGCCAGGCGGCGGTGCACTGGGCGTCGGAAAACCTGGTGAGAGGAGGCGATCGCGTCGTTCTCGTCCATGCCGTCTCCTGCTACCAAATCGAGCAAGGAGTTATTAACCTCTGGGAACGATCCGGATCGC CTCTCATTCCATTGAACGAGTTGTGCACTCCCAACGTCTGCAAGCAATATGCTGTGGAACCGGACTCTGAGACACTGAAGATGCTTGAGCAAATGGCCAGCCAGAAGAGA GTTGAGGTGGTGGCGAAGGTGTATTACGGTGATGCGAAGGCCAAGCTGTTGGAGGCCATCGAGAGGGTCCCGTTGGATTGTCTCGTTGTTGGAAGCAGAGGACTAAGCAAACTCAAGAG GGCACTTTTGGGAAGCGTAAGCAGCCATGTGGTGGCCAATGCTCTGTGCCCTGTCACCGTTGTTAAGAAGTAA
- the LOC121985575 gene encoding ent-kaurene oxidase 2-like, with protein sequence MTFASVAAAIFTVFILIKFLRCSRVSNLPPAVPGFPLIGNLLQLKDKKPHQTFMKWAQIYGPIYTIKTGASTMVVLNSTGVAKEAMVAKYSSISNRKLSKALTLLTSNKRMVAMSDYGEFHKMVKRYIMTSLLGANAQKQNCGIRETLINNVVKFLYSDLKDNPNDVVNLRKPFQAELFRLAMKQALNLEPESIYVEELGKEFSKEEIFNVLVVDPMMGAIEVDWRDFFPYLRWVPNRTFEIRLKRMLTRRAAVMQLLITKRKNSRQSEEEISCYLDFLLSQSTLSDEEIMSLVWEAVIEASDTTLVTTEWAMFELSKNPNKQERLYREIQQVCGSEKVTDEHLSRMPYLNCVFHETLRRHSPVPIVPLRYAHEDTQIGGFNVLAGSEIAINLYGCNMDKTQWDEPDEWKPERFIDSKYEQMDMYKTMAFGAGKRICAGSLQASLIACTAIGRFVQEFEWRLKEGEEANVVTVQLTNLKLEPMLAYIKPRSTNDSCH encoded by the exons ATGACCTTCGCGAGTGTCGCTGCCGCCATCTTCACGGTCTTCATCCTCATCAAGTTCCTCCGCTGCAGTCGCGTTTCCAATCTTCCGCCGG CTGTGCCCGGGTTTCCCTTGATTGGGAATTTACTCCAGCTGAAGGACAAGAAACCTCACCAGACGTTCATGAAATGGGCGCAGATTTATGGCCCGATTTATACCATCAAGACGGGCGCTTCCACAATGGTGGTTCTAAATTCGACTGGGGTTGCCAAAGAG GCAATGGTGGCAAAATATTCATCCATCTCAAATCGGAAATTGTCGAAGGCATTGACATTGCTCACTTCAAATAAACGTATGGTTGCTATGAGTGACTATGGAGAGTTCCACAAAATGGTGAAACGCTACATAATGACTAGTTTGTTAGGTGCAAATGCTCAG AAGCAAAACTGTGGTATCAGGGAGACACTGATTAATAATGTGGTAAAATTTCTGTATTCGGATTTGAAAGATAACCCTAATGATGTGGTAAACCTCAGAAAGCCATTTCAGGCGGAGTTATTCCGATTAGCCATGAAGCAA GCTTTGAACCTGGAACCAGAATCCATTTATGTAGAGGAACTTGGGAAGGAATTTTCAAAGGAAGAAATATTCAATGTGTTGGTGGTAGACCCTATGATGGGTGCCATAGAGGTGGACTGGAGGGACTTTTTCCCTTACTTGAGATGGGTCCCTAATCGAACCTTCGAAATTAGGCTGAAGAGAATGCTCACGCGCAGGGCGGCAGTGATGCAGCTTctgattacaaaaagaaagaacagtAGACAATCCGAAGAG GAGATAAGCTGCTATTTGGACTTTCTACTGTCTCAGAGCACTTTGAGTGACGAAGAGATAATGTCATTAGTATGGGAAGCGGTAATTGAGGCATCCGATACAACTTTAGTCACAACAGAATGGGCTATGTTTGAGCTATCTAAGAATCCAAATAAACAG GAACGTCTCTACCGAGAAATTCAACAAGTATGTGGGTCTGAAAAGGTTACCGATGAGCATTTGTCACGGATGCCCTACTTGAACTGTGTGTTCCATGAGACCCTAAGACGTCATTCCCCTGTTCCTATAGTACCTCTCCGGTATGCCCATGAAGATACCCAGATCGGAGGATTCAACGTCCTTGCGGGATCTGAG ATTGCCATCAATCTCTACGGATGCAATATGGACAAGACGCAATGGGATGAACCTGATGAATGGAAGCCTGAGAGGTTTATAGATAGCAAATATGAGCAAATGGACATGTACAAGACAATGGCCTTTGGAGCTGGAAAGAGGATTTGTGCCGGATCTCTGCAGGCATCGTTGATTGCATGCACTGCCATCGGGCGTTTCGTGCAGGAGTTCGAGTGGAGgctgaaggaaggagaagaggctAATGTCGTCACTGTTCAGCTCACAAACCTTAAGCTTGAACCTATGCTTGCATACATAAAGCCCAGAAGCACCAACGATTCGTGCCATTGA